In a genomic window of Plasmodium malariae genome assembly, chromosome: 4:
- the PmUG01_04020700 gene encoding dolichol-linked oligosaccharide biosynthesis enzyme, putative, with protein sequence MSIIFLYVNVFFFLWFILIYLKSKFWYIQNKVQNHDVEIGVVLGSGGHTFEILEILKIIKNSNINFHLFYASNDNFSKIKAENTLKNYKKNFLPIPRCRNVGESYLLSFVKFFITFIYCIFITYKMNNMNLIIVNGPGTCVPVVFSLLFRKYIFLKQIKIVYLESVCRIYSLSLSAKLLYYFSDLFVVFSEHLQKKYKKAKFYGYLF encoded by the coding sequence atgagtatCATTTTCCTTTAcgttaatgtatttttttttttatggtttattttaatttatttgaaaagtAAATTTTGGTATATCCAAAATAAAGTACAAAACCATGATGTCGAAATAGGGGTAGTCTTAGGATCAGGTGGACACACATTTGAAATATTGGAAATATTGaagattataaaaaatagtaatataaattttcatttattttacgcaagtaatgataattttagtaaaataaaagcagAGAATAcgttgaaaaattataaaaagaactTTTTACCAATTCCAAGGTGTCGAAATGTTGGTGAATCATATCTATTAtcatttgtaaaattttttattacatttatttattgtatatttataacatataaaatgaataatatgaatttaaTTATAGTAAATGGTCCAGGAACATGCGTACCTgttgttttttcattactgttcagaaaatatatttttttaaaacaaattaaaatagtTTACTTAGAGAGTGTTTGCAGAATATATTCCTTATCCCTTAGTGCCAAACTTCTATATTACTTTAGCGATTTGTTTGTTGTTTTTTCTGAGCACttacagaaaaaatataaaaaagctaAATTTTATGGTTACCTGTTCTAG
- the AsnRS gene encoding asparagine--tRNA ligase, putative: MSIKIDEAVLEKAKKFQKANEEEIELKKLKPLTEGLLSPGLNLLRVSEKGCRNRIKICNVLNIPSNEEEYKDDSRKNIYIDKVITVCGWSKAVRKQGGGRFCFVNLNDGSCHINLQIIVNQNIENYEKLLKCGVGCCFRFTGKLILSPIQNEEKKGLIKQSVELALNDNSQHSFEIYGENLDPHKYPLSKKNHGKEFLREVAHLRPRSYFISSVFRVRNALAIATHLFFQSRGFLYIHTPLITTSDCEGGGEMFTVTTLLPENGNVNAIPRTKRKGEKREDGISASTVDTISTVHTTDTPIYAATSASTTTISHGCEGGEKSQIDYKKDFFSKQAFLTVSGQLSLENLCSSMGDVYTFGPTFRAENSHTSRHLAEFWMIEPEIAFSDLYDNMELAEAYIKYCISYVLNNNFHDIYYFEENVENGLIKRLKNILDEKFAKITYTNAIDLLLQFSYMFEVPVKWGMDLQSEHERFIVEQIFKKPVIVFNYPKDLKAFYMKLNDDQKTVAAMDVLVPKIGELIGGSQREDNLQILDKMIIEKKLNMDSYWWYRQLRTYGSHPHSGFGLGFERLVMLVTGVDNIKDTIPFPRYPGHAEF, encoded by the coding sequence ATGAGTATAAAAATAGACGAGGCAGTTTTAGagaaagcaaaaaaattCCAAAAAGCAAATGAAGAAGAGATCGAATTGAAGAAACTAAAACCTTTGACAGAAGGGTTATTAAGTCCTGGTTTGAATTTGTTAAGAGTAAGTGAAAAAGGATGCAGGAAccgaataaaaatatgcaacGTTTTAAATATACCATCAAATGAAGAGGAATATAAAGATGAttcaagaaaaaatatatatattgacaAAGTAATAACAGTATGTGGTTGGAGTAAAGCAGTTAGAAAACAAGGAGGCGGTAGATTTTGTTTTGTAAATCTAAATGATGGTTCTTgtcatataaatttacaaataattgtTAATCAGAATATAGAGAATTATGAGAAATTGTTAAAATGTGGTGTAGGATGTTGTTTTCGTTTTACaggaaaattaatattatcacCTATtcaaaatgaagaaaaaaaaggattaatCAAACAATCTGTAGAATTAGCattaaatgataatagtCAACACtcttttgaaatatatgGTGAAAATCTTGATCCACACAAATATCctctttcaaaaaaaaatcatggaaaagaatttttaagAGAAGTTGCACATTTAAGACCACGTAGTTATTTTATCAGTTCTGTTTTTCGAGTAAGAAATGCTTTAGCAATAGCtactcatttattttttcaaagtaGAGGCttcttatatattcatactcCTTTAATTACCACATCCGATTGTGAAGGCGGAGGGGAAATGTTTACAGTAACCACGTTGCTTCCGGAAAATGGAAACGTTAACGCGATCCCAAGGACGAAAAGAAAGGGGGAAAAGCGCGAAGATGGAATTTCTGCTTCCACAGTTGACACCATTTCTACGGTTCATACAACTGATACGCCTATCTATGCTGCTACCTCTGCTTCTACTACCACTATATCCCATGGTTGTGAAGGTGGGGAAAAGAGTCAGATAGATTACAAGAAGGATTTCTTTAGTAAGCAGGCATTTTTAACAGTGAGTGGACAGCTGTCCTTGGAAAATTTGTGTTCATCCATGGGGGATGTATACACATTTGGTCCAACTTTCCGCGCTGAGAATTCACATACATCGAGACACTTAGCGGAGTTTTGGATGATCGAACCAGAAATTGCTTTTTCTGATTTATACGATAATATGGAATTAGCTGAAGCGTACATAAAATACTGTATATCGtatgtattaaataataattttcatgatatatattattttgaagaaAATGTGGAAAACGGGTTAATAAAgagattaaaaaatatactggATGAGAAATTTGCAAAAATTACTTATACAAATGCTATTGATTTGTTACTACAATTTTCGTACATGTTCGAAGTACCAGTAAAGTGGGGTATGGATTTACAATCAGAGCATGAACGATTTATAGTAGAacaaattttcaaaaagCCTGTAATCGTTTTTAATTATCCTAAGGATTTAAAAgctttttatatgaaattaaatGATGACCAAAAGACTGTTGCTGCTATGGATGTACTCGTTCCCAAAATAGGAGAACTTATAGGAGGCTCACAAAGAGAAGATAACTTACAGATATTAGACAAAATGATTAttgaaaagaaattaaatatgGATAGCTATTGGTGGTATAGACAACTAAGGACATATGGATCCCATCCTCATTCTGGTTTCGGCTTAGGTTTTGAACGACTAGTTATGTTAGTAACAGGTGTCGATAATATTAAGGATACCATTCCTTTTCCGAGATACCCTGGGCATGCGGAGTTTTAG
- the TKL1 gene encoding tyrosine kinase-like protein, putative, producing the protein MGKRTRCANSYIKTSGGVFIGCIENEKKNGWGININNNGNKYEGLFENDKKNLFGSELLCCLYSHNYKYKRKSGEENSEEEFEKGNICLYENRYIYIGSYKEGKKHGNGILIDYNSYAMYSCIFLRNEIIYKDILFSSVPNFPSQDGKSNSLSLFYEKKENEENNIFSNFNANINANINANMNANINANINANINANINANMNANMNANMNANMNANINAHLNTDSNKNRAKKKIIMNSSGANEKSKKENDICVFIENQYKRNIFNYVSFYKHIMQKMKRVGFNELFSYSKLKKEVYFEDLKGKKKKEKERTEKEKKEKINKKKENKEKEKIEKEKKKKIIRDDAVLLKNWKDKEKGSCTNKLQLMYNKYKNGMNIQETHEQVMEQKNDEEKKSFYKKQVNEFFLNKELQNNFENVQVNKRMIEYIGKIKSTGPLSNEEKNAYNFLSSGVTNEIMKENEDTYENNSLPLVCNGGNTRRGGSNNNNLNMTKSVEHLIKIKEYEEKSTYNNIISYNMGKDISIAYWNNLSDDEKKACVLVDGEEKEELNGKEKKKKKIITLVETNTKELHSCVKYKIKKNDKLKNSFISKEKIATPTVLSNTENEKGCDDSSLSFCNFEFISSKKNKNKKMEGGTEMEGGTEMEGEIKMEGEIKMEGEIKMEIEGGRLDNSMLQKSNSKIDFPEDVESCTSVRHSSINNSTSVLIKKKRNYANNYAYNDTTRNNTSSGISCVGSEVNGCVGSGGCDDDYIDNGSGSCNSSSSSNNSCFDYNIGINCQKKGHIIERDSGQGKSGSFDDGNGSYNSSWGKTRMNNSCVGHVNGKYRAKYGRKSSKGERNYGNGGGSSSSSGSSNDNNNNENNKSYNYSCNRSCSCSCSCSGSRSCSRSCSCSRSRSRSCSRSCSCSRSRSIRDSNSFLNMKSDEGVRKEIEGLLPKYLRREKRQKCLSRAQNCVYWNVFELSYFLFLISIPKKIIEIFIINQIDGYCLKYLENKVLKKMGIYDKIIKKYILLSIQYLLRLREKYKYKKKSKGLNVIIDKNFTLNKKKVQFIKLIGRGGYSNVYRCIYGDKLLTYNDYFYIKYSINNIALKICIDKKYSYEFFSELQILSSLRHPNVSLFLGGLKSPQGIALEYIRCGSLFDIMHKHKVKIKIYDIIKMCKDITSFMCFLHYKGILHCDLKSSNILLSVSGEIKICDFGLSVQNFYQKPKFLGIVGTYQWTAPEILRGEGYTQEADIYSFGVILWELLHCRIPFNDLKHPLDIIAHVGYANKQLAINRNLPKNIRYILNRCLHRNKRKRKSFFFWSEYFDLLHKMYSVDVEERLNFFFA; encoded by the coding sequence atggGAAAAAGAACAAGATGTGCAAacagttatataaaaacaagcGGAGGAGTGTTTATAGGATGtatagaaaatgaaaaaaaaaatggttggggtataaatattaataataatggaaataaatatgagggattatttgaaaatgataagaaaaatttatttggTTCAGAATTGTTGTGCTGTTTATACAgtcataattataaatataaaagaaaaagtggAGAAGAAAATAGTGAAGAAGAATTTGAAAAAGGCAATATATGTCTTTACgaaaatagatatatatatataggcagttataaagaaggaaaaaaacatGGAAATGGAATTTTAATTGATTACAACTCCTATGCTATGTATAGCTGCATATTTCTAAGAAATgagataatatataaagatattttattttcgtcAGTTCCTAATTTCCCATCACAGGATGGCAAATCGAACTCgctttcccttttttatgaaaaaaaagaaaatgaagagaacaatattttttcaaattttaacGCAAACATTAACGCTAACATTAACGCTAACATGAACGCGAACATTAACGCGAATATTAACGCGAATATTAACGCGAATATTAACGCGAACATGAACGCGAACATGAACGCGAACATGAACGCGAACATGAACGCGAATATTAACGCACACCTTAACACAGacagtaataaaaatagagcaaaaaaaaaaattattatgaacagTTCAGGTGCGAATGAAAAGAGTAAAAAAGAGAAcgatatatgtgtatttatagAGAATCAGTATAAAAggaacatttttaattatgtcagtttttataaacatataatgcaaaaaatgaaaagggtAGGCTTCAATGAATTGTTTTCATATTCCAAGTTGAAAAAAGAGGTATATTTTGAAgatttaaaaggaaaaaaaaaaaaagaaaaagagagaacagaaaaggagaaaaaagaaaagataaataaaaaaaaagagaataaagaaaaggagaaaatagaaaaggagaaaaaaaaaaaaattatacgtGATGATGctgttcttttaaaaaattggaaaGATAAGGAAAAAGGCAGTTGTACAAATAAGTTGCAGCTTATGtataataagtataaaaatgGCATGAACATACAGGAAACACATGAACAAGTAATGGAgcaaaaaaatgatgaagaaaaaaagtctttttataaaaaacagGTTAAtgagttttttttaaataaggagttacaaaataattttgaaaatgtaCAAGTGAATAAAAGAATGATAGAATatataggaaaaataaaatcaacTGGTCCACTTTCTAATGAGGAGAAAAATgcttataattttctttccAGTGGAGTAACAAACGAAATTATGAAAGAAAACGAAGatacatatgaaaataatagcTTACCACTAGTTTGTAATGGAGGTAATACTAGAAGGGgtggtagtaataataataacttgAATATGACTAAATCTGTTGAACATTTGATTAAAATTAAGGAGTATGAGGaaaaaagtacatataataatataatttcttataatatGGGTAAAGATATATCAATAGCATACTGGAATAATTTGTCAGATGATGAAAAGAAAGCATGCGTCTTAGTTGATGGTGAGGAAAAGGAGGAATTGAacggaaaagaaaaaaaaaaaaaaaaaattattacctTGGTTGAAACAAATACAAAAGAATTGCATAGttgtgtaaaatataaaataaaaaaaaatgataaattgaAAAACAGTTTTATTAGTAAAGAAAAGATAGCAACTCCTACTGTCCTAAGTAACAcagaaaatgaaaagggCTGTGATGATAGTTCTTTGTCCTTTTGCAACTTTGAGTTTATCTCatcgaaaaaaaataaaaataaaaaaatggaaggaGGAACAGAAATGGAAGGAGGAACAGAAATGGAaggagaaataaaaatggaaggagaaataaaaatggaaggagaaataaaaatggaaatagaAGGAGGTAGACTAGATAATAGTATGTTACAGAAGAGTAATAGTAAAATAGATTTCCCAGAAGATGTGGAGAGTTGCACTAGTGTGAGACACTCCAGCATTAATAACAGTACCAgtgttttaattaaaaaaaagagaaattatGCGAataattatgcatataatgaCACAACAAGGAATAACACCAGTAGTGGAATCAGCTGTGTGGGGAGCGAAGTGAACGGGTGTGTTGGTAGTGGTGGCTGTGATGACGATTATATTGACAATGGTAGTGGCAGTTGCAacagtagtagcagtagtaataACAGTTGTTTTGATTATAATATCGGAATTAATTGCCAAAAAAAAGGGCATATAATCGAAAGGGATAGTGGACAGGGGAAGAGCGGAAGCTTTGATGATGGAAATGGCAGTTATAATAGTAGTTGGGGTAAAACTAGGATGAATAATAGTTGTGTTGGTCATGTGAATGGGAAATATAGGGCTAAATATGGGAGGAAGAGTAGTAAAGGCGAAAGGAATTATGGGAATGGAGGAGGAAGCAGTAGCAGCAGCGGTAGTAGTAAcgacaataataataatgagaatAATAAGAGTTACAATTACAGTTGTAATCGTAGTTGCAGTTGCAGTTGCAGTTGCAGTGGTAGTCGTAGTTGTAGTCGTAGTTGCAGTTGCAGTCGTAGTCGTAGTCGTAGTTGTAGTCGTAGTTGCAGTTGCAGTCGTAGTCGAAGCATCCGTGATAGTAATTCTTTTTTGAATATGAAGAGCGATGAAGGAGTGCGCAAAGAAATAGAGGGTTTACTGCCTAAATATTTGAGGAGGGAAAAAAGACAGAAATGCCTTTCCCGTGCTCAGAATTGTGTATACTGGAACGTATTTGAGTTAAGCTACTTCCTGTTCCTCATAAGTATACcaaagaaaataatagaaatctTTATAATAAATCAAATAGATGGGTATTGCTTAAAATACTTAGAAAATaaggtattaaaaaaaatgggtatatatgataaaataattaaaaagtatatactATTGTCTATTCAATATTTGCTAAGattaagagaaaaatataaatataaaaagaaaagtaaaggattaaatgtaataattgataaaaattttacattaaataaaaaaaaagtacagtttataaaattaattggAAGAGGAGGATATAGTAATGTGTACAGATGTATATATGGTGATAAGCTGTTAACATATaatgattatttttatataaaatattcaattaataatatagctttaaaaatttgtatagataaaaaatatagttatgaatttttttcagAATTGCAAATTTTATCATCTTTAAGACACCCAAatgtttctttatttttaggTGGTTTAAAAAGTCCACAAGGAATTGCATTAGAATATATAAGATGTGGTAGTTTATTTGATATAATGCATAAACATaaagtgaaaataaaaatttatgatattataaaaatgtgtaaaGACATAACTTCATTTATGTGTTTTTTGCACTATAAAGGTATTTTACATTGTGATTTGAAATCATCGAATATTTTACTTTCTGTATCgggagaaataaaaatttgtgaTTTTGGCCTGTCTGTTCAgaatttttatcaaaaaccAAAATTTTTAGGAATTGTTGGTACATATCAGTGGACAGCTCCCGAGATATTAAGAGGAGAGGGATATACACAAGAAGcagatatatattcatttggTGTAATTCTATGGGAGTTGTTACATTGTAGAATTCCttttaatgatttaaaaCATCCTTTAGATATTATTGCACATGTTGGTTATGCTAATAAACAGCTAGCTATTAACAGAAACttaccaaaaaatattagatatataCTAAACAGATGCCTACACAGAAATAAACGTAAAagaaaatctttttttttttggtccGAGTACTTTGACCTGCTGCACAAAATGTACTCGGTTGATGTAGAGGAGCGTCTGAACTTTTTCTTTGCCTAG
- the PmUG01_04020400 gene encoding conserved Plasmodium protein, unknown function: MLKSRFVFINSIRRGISSTKSSLDMNKLVLYNDDDYLVIDKGYGISTFGKRKEKESIIKNLHQLNLENAHNVNIVYKLHSSIGGCLLVCKNKFIKNHMYENIFITLVYGKIEKKKDREIKLYLKYLPNSNIMMPTNNYEHVHNLKSVKYDVISNTILRNKENFSLLKIFTNANNCKYIKPLLFYSLNTCIVGDNEYINVHKKFKKNFFFPFHDEMYRRNVFKSRRELLKRVYNPNSTNEQLKLHLHCFNVTFESKCNKIVSVSAQIPKHISDTLCLLGASNLIYQIGETVKNCETVKNCETVKNCETAKNCETAKNCETAKNCETVKNCEGTKDLKDCPHSPTGNSILSRVQTNENFLTAENSQQSKMKFDMDENLKLYDIMQDSNMAERQNEELLNEIYKQSYPKREDKRREKRKTRRGILAKDVTQLSKFDAPIFFAHDQ; this comes from the exons ATG ctAAAAAGCCgttttgttttcattaattCGATTAGAAGAGGAATATCAAGCACAAAAAGTTCGCTTGACATGAACAAGCT AGTCCTTTATAATGATGATGATTATCTGGTAATTGACAAAGGGTATGGTATATCTACGtttggaaaaagaaaagaaaaagaaagcataataaaaaatcttCATCAGTTAAATTTGGAGAATGCACATAATGTTAACATTGTATACAAATTGCATAGCAGCATAGGAGGGTGCTTACTTGtatgcaaaaataaatttattaaaaatcatatgtatgaaaatatatttataacattagTTTATggtaaaatagaaaaaaaaaaggatagggaaataaaattatatttaaaatatttaccaaattcaaatattatgatgcctacaaataattatgaacatgttcataatttaaaaagtgtCAAATATGATGTTATTAGTAATACAATATTAcgtaataaagaaaattttagtcttttaaaaatttttacaaatgcTAATAactgtaaatatataaagccTTTACTGTTCTACTCCTTGAATACATGTATTGTAGGtgataatgaatatattaatgtacataaaaaatttaaaaagaatttttttttcccatttcaTGATGAAATGTACAGAAGAAATGTTTTCAAAAGCAGGAGGGAATTGTTAAAAAGGGTATATAACCCAAACAGTACTAATGAACAGTTAAAACTGCACCTCCATTGTTTTAACGTTACTTTTGAGTCCAAGtgtaataaaattgtatCTGTATCAGCACAAATACCGAAGCATATAAGTGACACACTCTGTTTGTTAGGGGCCTCTAACTTAATATACCAAATTGGTGAAACTGTTAAAAATTGCGAAACTGTTAAAAATTGCGAAACTGTTAAAAATTGCGAAACTGCTAAAAATTGCGAAACTGCTAAAAATTGCGAAACTGCTAAAAATTGCGAAACTGTTAAAAATTGCGAGGGGACAAAGGACTTAAAGGATTGCCCCCATTCTCCTACCGGGAACAGCATACTAAGCAGAGTACAGACTAATGAAAATTTCTTAACAGCTGAAAACTCCCAACAGAGTAAGATGAAGTTTGATATGGACGAAAATTTAAAACTCTATGATATAATGCAAGACAGCAATATGGCAGAAAGACAAAACGAGGAACTACTAaacgaaatatataaacaaagtTATCCTAAACGTGAAGACAAAAGAAGggagaaaagaaaaacgagAAGGGGAATATTAGCAAAGGATGTTACGCAGCTATCGAAGTTCGATGCACCGATTTTCTTTGCACATGATCAGTGA